CGACCTGCGACCGGAGACCTGCGGCCGGTACACCTCGCCGACCAACATCGGCGGCCTGCTGTGGAGTGCGATCTGCGCCGAACGGCTCGGCATCATCGGCGCCGCCGAACGTTCCGGGCTGACCGGGTTGCTGCTCGCCACCCTCGACGGCATGCGCCGGCACGACCCGAGCGGCATGTTCTTCAACTGGTACGACCCTGCCGACGGCTCGGTGGTCGTCACCGACCCCGACCGGGGCACCACCATCCACCCGTTCCTGTCCAGCGTCGACAACGGCTGGCTGATGGCCGGTCTGGTCGCCGTCGCCGCGCACGACCCCGCTCAGGCCGCCCTGGCGCACCGCACCCTCGACCGGATGGACCTGACCGCCTTCCACGACCCGGCCGCCGTCCCCGGCGTCACCGGCGGACTGTTGCGCGGAGGGTTCTGGACCGGCCGCCCGGACGACCACGCGATCGAGACCGTCGACGGTGCCGGTGATCCCGTCTTCACCACCGCTCACCACTACGGCATCCTGAACTCCGAGCCGCGCATCGCCACCTATCTCGGCATCGCGCTGGGGCAGCTACCGGCCGAGCACTACTTCGCTCTCGGCCGCCCGTTCCCGGCCGCCGGTACCGACGGCGACCGCGGGGTGCCGGGACTGGTGCCGCCCGTCCGGGCAGAGCACCTCGGCGTGCCTGTCGACGAGTCCGCCCGCCGCTACCGCGATCTCCAGCTGCTGCCCACCTTCGGCGGCAGCATGTTCGAGGAGCTGATGCCCGACCTGTTCGTGCCGGAGTCGGCGTGGGGTCCGGACTCGTGGGGACGCAACCACCCGCTCGCCGTCCGTGCCCAACGGGAGTTCGGCCTCGACGACACCGGCTACGGCTACTGGGGTTTCTCGCCCGCCAGCCGCCCGGGCGGCGGCTACGACGCCTGGGGTGCCGAGCCGATCTCCGCCCACCGCGGTGGCTACCCGTCGGATCTGGAGCACACCCCGCTCGCCGTCGACGGTGCCACGTCCTGGGGCGACGGTGTCGTCACCCCGCACGCCGCGTTCCTCGCCGTCGGGTACGAGACCGACGCCGTGGTCGACAACCTCGCGCGGATCGAGACCGACCTGCACGCCTACGGTCCCGGCGGCTTCCACGACGCCGTCGCTGTCAGGTCCGGGCTGCGCGCCGAGCGGCACCTCTCGCTGGACCAGGCGATGATCATGGGCGCACTCGGCAACCACCTCGCCGACGGGGTCCTGCACGAACTGCTCGCCCCGCTCCTGGAACCCGCCGTCCGGCCGCTGCTCGCCCAGGAGAAGTTCGCCGTCGGCCCCGTCCTGGCCACCACCGGAGGTGCCCGATGAGTACCGCTCAGCCCGACGCCCGCACCGACTGGGACAACCGGATCTCCATCCGGTCCGGCACGGGCAACGACTCCGGTGCCGCCCTCCCGGACCTGCCGCCGCCCACCGGGCTCGTCGCCACCGGCGGCATCGGCCAGGTCACGCTGAGCTGGGACCCGGTCGACGGTGCCGTCGGCTACCTGCTGCACCGGGGCCCGTCGGCCGACGGCCCGTTCGAGGTGGTCGATCACCACGGCCGCGACGTGTTGTCCGTCCCGCACCCGCCCTACGTGGACACCACGGGCCCGGTGGGGGAGCGGGTCTTCTACGCGGTGTCGGCGATCCCCGAGGTCACGATCACGAACGCCCGGCACAGCGCACCGGTGCCGGCCACCGCCGCCGTCGCGACCGGTGCTGCTCCGGAGGTCACCGCGACGATCGGTGACGGACCGGGTGTCCCGCTGGACCGGCCGTGGATCCCGATGATCGGCAGCGAACGGCTCTCGCAACTGCTGTGCACCGACACGACCGGCGGCCGGGAGATCGGCACCGAACTGCTGGAGGCGCTGCGCCGCATGCACGACGAGATCGGCGTGCGCACCGTGCGGGCGCACGCGGTCTTCCATGACGACACCGGTGTCTACCGGGAGGTGGACGGCGAGCCGGTGCACGACTTCTCCACCGTCGACCGGATGTACGATCTGCTGATCGGGATCGGTCTCCGTCCGGTGGTCGAGATCGGTTTCATGCCGACCGATCTGGCCTCCGATCCGGAGAAGAAGGTCTTCGCCTACGGTGCCGTCATCTCCCCGCCGAAGGACCACGGCCGCTGGGCCGACCTGGTGTCGGCGCTGGTCCGCCATTTGCAGGACCGCTACGGCGCCGACGAGGTCGCGGTGTGGGACTTCGAGGTCTGGAACGAGGCCAACCTCGAGGTCTTCTGGTCCGGGACGCAACAGGAGTGGCTGCACCTCTACGACGTCACCGCCGCCGCGGTGAAGCAGGTGGATCCGCGGATCCAGGTCGGCGGGCCGTCGTCGGCCGCCGCCGGCTGGGTGGATCACCTGCTCGCCCACTGCGCACGCAGCGGGTCACCGGTGGACTTCGTCTCCACCCACACCTACGGCAGCCCGCCGCTGGACGTGCGGGCGAGCCTGATGCGCCACGGGTTCCCGGACGCCCGGGTGCTCTGGACCGAGTGGGGCGTCACGCCCACCCACTTCAACCCGGTCAACGACAGCGTCTTCTCCGCGGTGTTCCTGCTGCGCGGGATGCGCTCGGCGGCCGGCCGCATCGACGCCCTGTCGTACTGGGTGGCCAGCGACCACTTCGAGGAACTCGGCCGCCCGCCGCGGCTGTTGCACGGCGGATTCGGCCTGCTCTCCGTCGGCAACCTGCCCAAACCGCGATTCCACGCGATGACCCTGCTGTCCCGGCTCGGGCCGACCGCGCTGCCGCTCGAACTCTCCGGCGACGGCGCCGGATCGCTGGTCGAGGGCTGGGCGACCCGCCGCGCCGACGGCGGCCTGACGGTGCTGCTGTGGAATCTCACGCTGGACCAGGACAAGGCCGATGGTGACCCGGCCCTGGACCGGCAGGTCGCGCTGCGGGCACCGGGTGATGCCGGCACTGTCCGCATCACCCGCCTCGCGATCGGCGAGGGTGACCTGGCTGCCGCGGCCGCCGATCTCAGCATCGGGGACTGGCCGGACGAGGCCGGATGGACGGCGCTGGGGGATGCCGCCGCGATGCCGCAGCAGGACGTCGCCGTCACCGACGGCGTCGTGCGCTTCGCCCTGCCGATGCCGTCGGCGGTGCTGCTCGAGTTCCCGTAGCACCGCGCCGACCGTGCCGGACCGCCTGCCGCACAGGTGATCCGGGGGAGTACCAGGGGGAGACCGCACGCCGCACGGACACCACCCACAGCGCCACGCACGGCGCATCCCGGACACGACCGGGACGACGAGGACGACGAGGTCCAGATGAGACGACGACTACCCGCGCTGCTCGCCGCGGGACTGATCACCCTGACCGGGTGCGCGAACATCGGCCGCGAGCCCGCGCCGCCCGCCGAGCCCGGTTACATCTCCGAACTCGTGCTGCCGGCCGAGAACGGCAACGCCGTACAGAGTCTGGAGAACTACAACCCGTACGCGGTCAGTCCGCTGACCCGGCAGTACATCTACGAGCCGCTGATGGTGACCAACACCGACAGCTGCGAGATCATGCCGTGGCTGGCCACCGGGTACGAGTGGGTGAACACCACCACCCTGCGGCTGGACATCCGCGAGGGCGTCCAGTGGTCGGACGGAACGCCCTTCACCCCGGCCGATGTCGCGTTCACCCTCAATGCCGGCAAGCAGTACCCGGGCATCGACAAGGCCGGCCTGTGGAGCGACAGCTTCGGCGCACCGGCGACCTCGGTCAAGGTCGACGGGCAATCGGTGGTCATCACCTTCTCAGGTGACGCCGCCTCGAAACTGGACGGACTGGTCAACGCCACACTCATCCTGCCCGAGCACGTCTACGGCTCGGTCGGTGACATCACCACCTACATCGACGCGAACCCGGTCGGCACCGGACCCTTCGTCAAGGGCGCCTACAACGGCAGAAGGCTCACGCTGGAACGGAATCCGAACTACTGGCAGGCCGACACCATCAAGATCGAGCAGCTCTCGCTGGAGGGCACCTACGACGCCAACTCGGGCGCGTTGAAACTGCGCTCCGGTGCCCTGGACCTCTACACCGGCGACATCCCGAACCCCAACAACTCGGTGCGCGGGGCCTCGTCCACCGACTACTACTACGCGCCGGCCGGCACCACGGTGCTGGCGCCGAACAACTCAAAGTTCCCGACCGACAACGCGCAGTTCCGCACCGCGATGGCCTACGCCATCGACAAGGAGCAACTGGCCCGCAAGGCCAGCTTCGGAGTGATGCAGCCGGCGAGCCAGACCATGCTCAAGCTGCCGCTGCAGCAGAACCAGCTCCCCGAGAAGTACCAGCAGGACGGCGGCTACATCGGCTACGACCCGACCAAGGCCGCGCAGATCCTGGACGAGGCCGGCTTCACGGTCGGTCCGGACGGGCTGCGCACCACGCCCGACGGCCAGCCGCTGCAGCTCATCTTCTCCGTGCAGGCCGGCTTCATCGACTACCTCGCGATGGCCGACGTCATCGTCCGGAACTTCCAGGCCATCGGGCTGAACGTGAAGCTGATCGCCACCGACCCGAACGCCGTCGACTCGCAGATCAAGACCGGCGACTTCGACATGGTGCTGGACTACGTCAACGGCGGCTGCGTCCGGGCCAAGGACCTCGGCGGGAAGCTGGCCAGCAACCAGATCTCGGACGACAAGACGCTCAAGATCAACGTCGAGCGGTACAACGACCCGGAGACCGACAAGCTGGTCGCCGACTTCGAGGCGACCATCGACCCGGAGCAGCAGAAGACCTACACCGACCAGATCATCGACATCTTCGTGCAGCAGGTCCCGGTGATCGCCCTGCAGTACGCGCCGCAGCGGCTGATCTACCGGACCGCCGGGATCACCGGCTGGCCGACGACGGCGAATCCCTATCCCACCAACAACATGGTCTACGTGCTCACGCACCTGCGGCCGACGTCCTGACCCGGAACAGGAGGAACTGACATGCGCTACTTCGCCGGCAAGATCGGCTACTTCCTGCTCACGGCGTGGGCGGCCATCACGTTGAACTTCCTCATCCCGCGGCTGCAGCCGGGGGATCCGGCCGAGGTCATCGTCCGCAAGCTGAACAGCGCCGCGGGCGCCACCGGCGCCCTGGACCCGGTCCAGGTGCAGGCGATCCGGGCGATGATCGGCGAACCGGGCGGCAACCTCTGGACGCAGTACCTGGACTACCTCGGATCGCTCTTCCGCGGCCAGTTCGGACTGTCCTTCGCGTACTACCCGTTCCCGGTGACACAGGTGATCAGCCAAGCGGTCTGGTGGACCGTCGGCCTGATCGGCGTCACCCAGATCCTGTCCTTCGTGCTGGGCACCGTGCTCGGTGCCTGGGCGGCCTGGCGCCGCAACTCCCGGTTCGACTCGATCATCTCGATCGGCTCCACCTTCGTCGGCAACCTGCAGTCCTTCTGGATCGGCCTGCTGGTGCTGTACTTCTTCGCCTACACCCTCGGCTGGTTCCCGGCCTCCGGTGGCTACGAGTACACCAACCCCGGCTGGAACTGGAGTTTCGCCGCCGACGTGCTCTCGCACGCCGCGCTGCCGGCACTGACCTTGATGATCACCGCACCGATCGGCTTCATCCTCGGCATGCGGAACACCATGGTGCAGGTGCTCGGCGAGGACTTCATCCGGCTCGGCCAGGCGCAGGGCCTGCCGGAGCGGAAGATCGCCCTCGGCTACGCCGCCCGGAACGCGATGCTGCCCAGCGTCACCAACTTCGCGCTCTCGCTCGGCGCGCTGCTCGGCGGCTCGGTGCTGGTCGAGCAACTCTTCGACTACCCCGGCATGGGACGGCTGCTCGCGGAGGCCACCGCGAACCGAGACTTCCCGCTGATGCAGGGCATCCTGCTCTTCATCATCCTGGCCGTGCTGGTCGCCAACCTGGTCGCCGACCTGCTCTACGGCGTCCTGGATCCCCGTGCCCGGAAGGAGCGCTGACATGTCGATCAACCCACCACCCCCGGCCGGCGAACCGGACGGCCTGATCTCCAGCACCTCCGCCGTCCGCCCCGACATCTCACCGGCCGGCGCCCGGCCGACCCCGTCGCCGCAGGACACCCCGGTGGACCTGGACAGCGTGCTGCGCCCGCCGCGCTGGTACGCGATCCTCTGGTCGAACACCAAGGCGCGCATCGGGATCATCATGCTCGCGGTGTTCGTGCTGATGGCCGTCCTCGCCCCGGTGCTCGCGCCGTACAGCCCCACCGACGGCTCCTTCGCGCCGGTGCTGCCGCTCTCCTGGGACCACCCGCTGGGCACCACCGCCCAGGGCTACGACATCCTGTCGCAGTTCATCTACGGCGCCCGGCTGTCGTTGCTGATCGGGCTCTTCGGCGGGCTGTTCTCCACCGTCATCGCCGTGGTGATCGGCCTGGTGTCCGGCTACGCCGAGGGCACCTGGCTGGACAGCGTGCTGTCCTTCTTCACCAACCTCGCACTGGTGGTGCCGGTGCTGCCGCTGATGCTGGTCATCGTCGCCTACAGCGAGACCCGCGGCCTGTGGCTGCTGGTGTTCGTCATCGGCATCACGAGTTGGGCCGGCGCGGCACGGGCCAAACGCGCGCAGATCATCACCCTGCGGAACCGGGACTTCGTCACCGCGGCCACCTTCGCCGGGGAGAAGAGCACCCGCATCGTGTTCCGCGAGATCATGCCGAACATGACCTCGCTGATCGTGGCGAGCTTCATCGGCGCGGCCACCGGGGCGATCGTCGCCGAGGCGGGGCTGTCCTTCCTCGGCTTCGGCGACCCGACCTCGATCAGCTGGGGCCTGATGCTGACCCAGGCGAACGCGAACGGCGCGCTGGTGCAGGGACTCTGGGTCTGGCTGTTCGTGCCGGGCATCGCGCTGGCGCTGCTGGTCACCTCGCTCACCTTCGTCAACTTCGGGGTGGACCTGCTGTCCAACCCGCACCTCCGGGAGGCCTGAGATGACCGGGAACCTGTTGCAGGTCCGTGATCTCACCGTGCGGTACACGCCCCGGCTGGGCCGGGCGCTGACCGCCGTCGACCACGTCAGCTTCGACCTGGCCGAGGGCGAGTTCGTCGGGCTGATCGGCGAGTCGGGGTGCGGCAAGTCGACGCTGGGCACCGCGCTGCTCCGGCTGCTGGAGCCGCCCGCACACCTCACCGACGGCGAGATCCTCTTCGAGGGCGAGGATCTGCTCGCGCTCTCCCCGGAGGAGCTGCGCACACGGCGATGGAGCGAGATCTCCACCGTCTTCCAGTCCAGCATGAACTCGCTGAACCCGGTGATCCGGATCGGCGCCTCGTTCCGCAACGTGATCGAGGCGCACACCGACCTGGACCGGTCGGCGGCCGACGACCGGGCCGCCGAACTGCTGGACATGGTCTCGATCGACCGGAAGTTCCTGGACAGCTACCCGCACGAACTGTCCGGCGGCATGCGGCAGCGGATCAACCTCGCACTCGCACTGGCGCTGAAGCCGAAGTTCGTGCTGCTGGACGAGCCGACCACCGGCCTGGACGTGGTGGTGCAGCGCAGCATCCTGGACAACGTGCGGCGGCTGCAGGCCGAGCAGGGTTTCACCGTGCTGTTCATCTCGCACGACATGGGCACGGTGCTGGAGACCTCGGACCGGATCATGGTGATGTACGCCGGCCGGCTGGTCGAGGTCGCGACGTCGCGGCAGCTGCTCACCGAGCCGCTGCACCCGTACTCGAAGGCACTGCTGGCCTCCTACGGCGACCCGCGGGCCGAGACGGTGAGCATCTCCTACCTGCCGGGGCGGCCGCCGGACCTGTCCCGGCCGCGGCAGGGTTGCTCGTTCGCCGCCCGGTGCCCGGAGGTGATCGAGGCCTGCCGCACCATCGACCCGCCGCTGGAGGAGGTGGCGGGCGAGGAGGTCGCCTGCATCGTCGCGGCGGCCCAGCACGGGAAGTCCGAGCCCGGTGTGGACGAGGTGCCGGAGAAGGTCGACGAGTTCGTCGGGCCGTCGTTCACCAAGTCCATCCGCGAACCGGGTGACGCCGAGGCGGCGCCGATCATCGAGGTGCGTGACGTCACCCGGCAGTACAAGCGGCGGCGCGGGTTCCACACCACGGTGACCGACGCGGTGCAGGGTGTCAGTTTCACCCTGCGGGACGGCATGGTCACCGCACTGGTCGGTGAGAGCGGCAGCGGGAAGAGCACTCTCGCCCGGATGATCACCGGGGTGGAGAAGCCGACGAGTGGTCAGGTGCTGTTCCACTCCGCCTCCGGCGAGCCGGCCGAGCCCACCTCGCTGTCCCGGTCGAAGCTCAAGGAGTTCCGGCGCACCGTGCAGTACGTGTTCCAGGATCCCTACGCGGCATTGAATCCGGCGCACACCATCGGGTACTCGCTGGCGGTGCCGGTCCGCAACTACGACGGCCTGCGCGGCAAGAAGCTGCGGGACCGGGTGCTGGAGCTGCTGGACACGGTCGGTCTGACCCCGGCCGCGTCCTTCGCCGGGCGGTACCCCTATCAGCTCTCCGGCGGGCAGCGGCAGCGGGTGGTGATCGCCCGGGCGCTGGCACCGCAGCCGCGGCTGCTGGTGGCGGACGAGCCGGTGGCCAGCCTGGACGTCTCCATCCGGGCCGAGATCCTCGAGCTGTTGCACGATCTCGTGCAGGACCACGGCGTCGGGATCCTCTACATCACCCACGACCTGCTGTCGGCGCGGATGCTGGCCGACGAGGCGCTGGTGCTGAGCAAGGGCAAGGTGGTCGAGTCCGGCAACGCCCGCACCGTCATCACCGAGCCCAAGGACCCGTACACCCGCAAGCTGCTGGCGGCGATCCCGAACCCGGCGGCGGCGCGGGACCAGGTGGCCTGACCGGGTTTCGGTTCGCGGATCGGAGCCCTACCCGATGACGTGGACGGTCCCGGTGCGCGGGGCGAGGACGAACTCCTCGCTGCCGCGCACCGGGCTGCCGTCCAGCGTCACGGTGACCCGCTGCGGGTGCCCCTCGACGTTGATCAGGTGCAGGAAGCGCTCTCCCTCCGGTGTCCGGGTGGTGGCGGAGTACAGGCCGGGCAGCGCACCGGTGAGCACCAGCCCAGGTGCGACCCCCAGCCGCCCGACGAGACGGCGCAGGGTGTCCTGTGCCGGCGCCCAGTCGGCCGCGATGACCGTGACGAAGCCGTCGCCGTAGGGGATCTCGAGCCCACAGGGACGGTCGGTGGTGGCCTCGACCAGCAGCGGGATACCGCGGTCGTGCTGCAGCGGGGTGAGCCGGCCGAGTGGCACCTCGGTGAGATCGGCGAGCGGTCCGACCGGCTGCACCGACGGGAAGCGGCCCGGTCCGCCGCGGACGAGCTCGCCCGGGCGCAGGCCGAGTGCATCGGCGAAGGCGGTGGCCGGCCGGTCCAACAGGTCCCGCACCGGCAGATCGCCGAGAAGCAGCAGCCGTCCGCCGCCGTGCACGTGGGCCAGCAGCCGTTCTTGGATCTCCTGCTGCAGCAGGCGACCGGTGCCGAGCACCACCAGCCGCGGCAACCGGGCCTGCGGATCCTGCAGATCGACGGCGCCGTAACGGAAGCCGGCGGCCAGCAGGCACCGGGGGAGTGCGGCCCGGGGGCCGGCGCCGCGGGCCCAGGTCAGCTCCCCGACCAGTTCGGCGGTCAGCGT
This region of Nakamurella alba genomic DNA includes:
- a CDS encoding GH39 family glycosyl hydrolase, with amino-acid sequence MSTAQPDARTDWDNRISIRSGTGNDSGAALPDLPPPTGLVATGGIGQVTLSWDPVDGAVGYLLHRGPSADGPFEVVDHHGRDVLSVPHPPYVDTTGPVGERVFYAVSAIPEVTITNARHSAPVPATAAVATGAAPEVTATIGDGPGVPLDRPWIPMIGSERLSQLLCTDTTGGREIGTELLEALRRMHDEIGVRTVRAHAVFHDDTGVYREVDGEPVHDFSTVDRMYDLLIGIGLRPVVEIGFMPTDLASDPEKKVFAYGAVISPPKDHGRWADLVSALVRHLQDRYGADEVAVWDFEVWNEANLEVFWSGTQQEWLHLYDVTAAAVKQVDPRIQVGGPSSAAAGWVDHLLAHCARSGSPVDFVSTHTYGSPPLDVRASLMRHGFPDARVLWTEWGVTPTHFNPVNDSVFSAVFLLRGMRSAAGRIDALSYWVASDHFEELGRPPRLLHGGFGLLSVGNLPKPRFHAMTLLSRLGPTALPLELSGDGAGSLVEGWATRRADGGLTVLLWNLTLDQDKADGDPALDRQVALRAPGDAGTVRITRLAIGEGDLAAAAADLSIGDWPDEAGWTALGDAAAMPQQDVAVTDGVVRFALPMPSAVLLEFP
- a CDS encoding glucoamylase family protein produces the protein MTHGDQEALLRRWAADTWRSLVAMTDGRTALVADNIDADLRPETCGRYTSPTNIGGLLWSAICAERLGIIGAAERSGLTGLLLATLDGMRRHDPSGMFFNWYDPADGSVVVTDPDRGTTIHPFLSSVDNGWLMAGLVAVAAHDPAQAALAHRTLDRMDLTAFHDPAAVPGVTGGLLRGGFWTGRPDDHAIETVDGAGDPVFTTAHHYGILNSEPRIATYLGIALGQLPAEHYFALGRPFPAAGTDGDRGVPGLVPPVRAEHLGVPVDESARRYRDLQLLPTFGGSMFEELMPDLFVPESAWGPDSWGRNHPLAVRAQREFGLDDTGYGYWGFSPASRPGGGYDAWGAEPISAHRGGYPSDLEHTPLAVDGATSWGDGVVTPHAAFLAVGYETDAVVDNLARIETDLHAYGPGGFHDAVAVRSGLRAERHLSLDQAMIMGALGNHLADGVLHELLAPLLEPAVRPLLAQEKFAVGPVLATTGGAR
- a CDS encoding ABC transporter permease, which codes for MRYFAGKIGYFLLTAWAAITLNFLIPRLQPGDPAEVIVRKLNSAAGATGALDPVQVQAIRAMIGEPGGNLWTQYLDYLGSLFRGQFGLSFAYYPFPVTQVISQAVWWTVGLIGVTQILSFVLGTVLGAWAAWRRNSRFDSIISIGSTFVGNLQSFWIGLLVLYFFAYTLGWFPASGGYEYTNPGWNWSFAADVLSHAALPALTLMITAPIGFILGMRNTMVQVLGEDFIRLGQAQGLPERKIALGYAARNAMLPSVTNFALSLGALLGGSVLVEQLFDYPGMGRLLAEATANRDFPLMQGILLFIILAVLVANLVADLLYGVLDPRARKER
- a CDS encoding ABC transporter substrate-binding protein — encoded protein: MRRRLPALLAAGLITLTGCANIGREPAPPAEPGYISELVLPAENGNAVQSLENYNPYAVSPLTRQYIYEPLMVTNTDSCEIMPWLATGYEWVNTTTLRLDIREGVQWSDGTPFTPADVAFTLNAGKQYPGIDKAGLWSDSFGAPATSVKVDGQSVVITFSGDAASKLDGLVNATLILPEHVYGSVGDITTYIDANPVGTGPFVKGAYNGRRLTLERNPNYWQADTIKIEQLSLEGTYDANSGALKLRSGALDLYTGDIPNPNNSVRGASSTDYYYAPAGTTVLAPNNSKFPTDNAQFRTAMAYAIDKEQLARKASFGVMQPASQTMLKLPLQQNQLPEKYQQDGGYIGYDPTKAAQILDEAGFTVGPDGLRTTPDGQPLQLIFSVQAGFIDYLAMADVIVRNFQAIGLNVKLIATDPNAVDSQIKTGDFDMVLDYVNGGCVRAKDLGGKLASNQISDDKTLKINVERYNDPETDKLVADFEATIDPEQQKTYTDQIIDIFVQQVPVIALQYAPQRLIYRTAGITGWPTTANPYPTNNMVYVLTHLRPTS
- a CDS encoding ABC transporter ATP-binding protein, translated to MTGNLLQVRDLTVRYTPRLGRALTAVDHVSFDLAEGEFVGLIGESGCGKSTLGTALLRLLEPPAHLTDGEILFEGEDLLALSPEELRTRRWSEISTVFQSSMNSLNPVIRIGASFRNVIEAHTDLDRSAADDRAAELLDMVSIDRKFLDSYPHELSGGMRQRINLALALALKPKFVLLDEPTTGLDVVVQRSILDNVRRLQAEQGFTVLFISHDMGTVLETSDRIMVMYAGRLVEVATSRQLLTEPLHPYSKALLASYGDPRAETVSISYLPGRPPDLSRPRQGCSFAARCPEVIEACRTIDPPLEEVAGEEVACIVAAAQHGKSEPGVDEVPEKVDEFVGPSFTKSIREPGDAEAAPIIEVRDVTRQYKRRRGFHTTVTDAVQGVSFTLRDGMVTALVGESGSGKSTLARMITGVEKPTSGQVLFHSASGEPAEPTSLSRSKLKEFRRTVQYVFQDPYAALNPAHTIGYSLAVPVRNYDGLRGKKLRDRVLELLDTVGLTPAASFAGRYPYQLSGGQRQRVVIARALAPQPRLLVADEPVASLDVSIRAEILELLHDLVQDHGVGILYITHDLLSARMLADEALVLSKGKVVESGNARTVITEPKDPYTRKLLAAIPNPAAARDQVA
- a CDS encoding ABC transporter permease, with product MSINPPPPAGEPDGLISSTSAVRPDISPAGARPTPSPQDTPVDLDSVLRPPRWYAILWSNTKARIGIIMLAVFVLMAVLAPVLAPYSPTDGSFAPVLPLSWDHPLGTTAQGYDILSQFIYGARLSLLIGLFGGLFSTVIAVVIGLVSGYAEGTWLDSVLSFFTNLALVVPVLPLMLVIVAYSETRGLWLLVFVIGITSWAGAARAKRAQIITLRNRDFVTAATFAGEKSTRIVFREIMPNMTSLIVASFIGAATGAIVAEAGLSFLGFGDPTSISWGLMLTQANANGALVQGLWVWLFVPGIALALLVTSLTFVNFGVDLLSNPHLREA